The genomic stretch CGCCGCGGGCGCGCAGCCCCTTCGGGAGCGCATCCCCGGCGATGTCGCTCGTGGGAAGGAGAAACGACCGGCCCCGCACCTCGTTTCGCGCGGCGAGCGCCGCGACGATCCCCGCGCCGGTGTAGCGGCGCGGCACGCAGTCCGCCCGCAGGCCGAAACGGGAGAGTTCCCCGGCGGTCGCGGGGCCGATGGCGCAGATTTTGATCCCCGCGAAGGCGCGCGCGTCGCGCCCGAGCAGCCGGAGCCGTTCCAGGCACGCGCGCACCCCGTTCGCGCTCGTGAAGACCACCCAGTCGTGCCTCCCAAGCGCCGCGAGGGAGCGGTCGAGCTCGGCGAAGCCCCGCGGCGGACGGAGCTCGATCAACGGGCAGGGGAACGGCGCGGCGCCCCGCTCCTCGAGGAGGCCGGCGAGGCGCGCCGCCTGCCCCGCGGGGCGCGTCACAAGGACCCGTACGCCGCAAAGCGGCGCCCGCGAGCGCGGAGGGGGGAAGAGGCGACGCGACGCCGTCTCGCCGACGACGAGTATCGCGGGGGGCGCGATTTTCCGCGCCCTCGCGAGCCCGGCGATTTTCCCGAGCGCGCCCGCGACGATCCTCTGGCGCGGGGTGCAGCCGTTCTCCACGATCGCCGCCGGGAGGCGGGGGCTCTTCCCGGCGTTGAGGAACCGCGCCACGATCTCCTCGAGGTTCCGGACCCCCATCAACACCACGAACGTCGAGTCGGCCCTGAGGACGCGGTCCCAGTCGACCCCGCCAACCCCCTTATCCGCTTCGTGGCCGGTGAGGATGGTCAACGAGGAACTCAGCCCCCGCAAGGTGAGCGGGATCCCCGCGGCGGAGGGCACCGCGAGCGCCGCGGAGACGCCGGGGACGATCTCGCAGGGGATCCCGGCGCGGGCGAGGTACCGCGCCTCCTCCGCGCCGCGCCCGAACAGCATCGGGTCGCCGCCCTTGAGCCGGACGACCGTCATCCCCGCCCGCGCCGCCCGCGCCAGCGTCCGGTTGATGCGCGACTGCAGCGCGCTCCTGCCCCCGCCCGCCTTCCCCACGCAGACCCTCCGCGCGCCCGAACGTGCGTGGAGGAGCAGCGCCGGGTGCGCCAGGTGGTCGTAGAGCACGAGGTCGGCCCGCCCGAGCGCCTCCTTTCCCTTCTCGGTGATCAGACCCGGATCGCCCGGCCCCGCGCCGACGAGATAGACCGTCCCGGGCCTCTTCATCGTCCGCCCCCCGGCTTCAACGCGGCGCGGATGATCCGCTCCATCCTCGCGCGCGCGGCCGCCTTTCCCTG from Chlamydiota bacterium encodes the following:
- the cobA gene encoding uroporphyrinogen-III C-methyltransferase — translated: MKRPGTVYLVGAGPGDPGLITEKGKEALGRADLVLYDHLAHPALLLHARSGARRVCVGKAGGGRSALQSRINRTLARAARAGMTVVRLKGGDPMLFGRGAEEARYLARAGIPCEIVPGVSAALAVPSAAGIPLTLRGLSSSLTILTGHEADKGVGGVDWDRVLRADSTFVVLMGVRNLEEIVARFLNAGKSPRLPAAIVENGCTPRQRIVAGALGKIAGLARARKIAPPAILVVGETASRRLFPPPRSRAPLCGVRVLVTRPAGQAARLAGLLEERGAAPFPCPLIELRPPRGFAELDRSLAALGRHDWVVFTSANGVRACLERLRLLGRDARAFAGIKICAIGPATAGELSRFGLRADCVPRRYTGAGIVAALAARNEVRGRSFLLPTSDIAGDALPKGLRARGGRCLRVAAYRTVPSAEGIAEAARLLREEAVDAALLTSPSAAGAYARAVRRAGGVRLPPCAAIGPVTAEAASRLGIEIAFAAATHTDEGLVRALEKFWRRSKGRCRRGDRTRKTGKAPARRTKRAARR